The Spirosoma foliorum genome has a window encoding:
- a CDS encoding sensor histidine kinase: MNVLPTLPSNQNWFFKYKIYHLPFWFVYHYLWWVVTLGNPIKVFQSLVVLPYALKYSFYVIFQALAVYFNLYFLIPKYLEKSKFAPYIAYLLLTIVCATLCIVGGYYFSAYVSGRTTADLYGESSCFNTFLSNALPSTVASMTLAMSIKLTKNWIQTRQRQQLLEKEKLETELKFLKNQFNPHFLFNTINSIFFLIHKNPNMASDSLAKFSELLRYQLYDCNDQQIPLGKEITYLENFIGLEKLRQNSNINVTFDRKPLFAAHLEIAPFILMTFVENAFKHVSRHSGQSNWITIRLDLYEHQLDFFVANSTSPNAAGEAIKSGGIGLQNVQRRLDLLYPGQHNLAIQHDSNQFEVKLRLMLTESVVSTSLQLA, from the coding sequence ATGAACGTTCTGCCAACTCTTCCGTCAAACCAGAACTGGTTCTTCAAATACAAAATCTATCACCTGCCCTTCTGGTTCGTGTATCATTACCTTTGGTGGGTTGTCACACTAGGCAATCCCATCAAAGTTTTCCAGTCGTTAGTCGTTCTGCCTTATGCGCTTAAGTACAGTTTTTACGTCATTTTTCAGGCGCTGGCGGTTTATTTCAATCTCTATTTTCTCATTCCGAAGTATCTGGAGAAAAGTAAGTTTGCCCCTTACATTGCCTATTTATTGCTGACAATCGTATGCGCAACCTTATGTATTGTAGGCGGATATTACTTTAGCGCTTATGTCAGTGGCAGAACCACCGCCGACCTGTATGGCGAATCGTCCTGTTTCAATACGTTTCTGAGCAATGCCTTGCCATCAACCGTTGCCAGTATGACTCTGGCCATGAGCATTAAACTGACCAAAAACTGGATTCAGACCCGGCAACGTCAGCAATTACTAGAAAAAGAAAAACTGGAAACCGAACTGAAATTCCTCAAAAATCAGTTTAACCCGCATTTCCTGTTTAATACTATCAATTCCATCTTTTTCCTGATTCATAAAAACCCCAATATGGCCTCCGACTCGCTGGCTAAATTCTCCGAATTGTTGCGGTATCAACTCTACGATTGCAATGACCAGCAGATTCCGCTGGGGAAAGAAATTACGTATCTGGAAAACTTCATTGGCCTGGAAAAGCTCCGCCAAAACAGCAACATAAACGTCACCTTTGATCGTAAGCCACTATTTGCAGCGCATCTGGAAATTGCTCCGTTTATTTTAATGACGTTCGTGGAAAATGCATTCAAGCACGTTTCCCGGCATAGCGGCCAGTCAAACTGGATTACGATCCGGCTAGACCTGTACGAACACCAGTTGGATTTCTTTGTGGCCAATAGCACCTCACCCAATGCCGCCGGAGAGGCCATTAAGTCGGGGGGTATTGGCTTACAAAACGTACAACGACGGCTTGACTTATTGTATCCGGGGCAACATAATCTGGCGATACAACATGACTCAAATCAGTTTGAGGTAAAGCTGCGGCTAATGCTGACAGAATCGGTGGTTTCAACCTCGTTACAACTAGCCTGA
- a CDS encoding LytR/AlgR family response regulator transcription factor, with protein sequence MSLTCVIIDDEPLAREGLADYVHEVDFLHLTGTCENPLELMSLLDKQPVDLIFLDIQMPKMNGIDFLKIVQNPPMVIITTAYSNFALEGFQLNVLDYLLKPITFDRFVKSANKARDYHRLLTNVMPASPQNVETEQDYIFIKCGNKYEKLYFDDILFIEGMQNYVTIFTTKGKYITLLNLKTLEQNLANQAFIRVHKSYLVSINKINSIEGNEIFIQAHRIPISRNYREQVIDQVVNSKLWIK encoded by the coding sequence ATGAGCCTCACCTGTGTAATCATTGATGATGAACCGTTAGCCAGAGAAGGGCTAGCTGACTACGTACACGAAGTTGATTTTCTGCACCTAACCGGAACGTGTGAGAATCCGCTTGAACTCATGAGCTTGCTGGATAAACAACCCGTCGATCTGATCTTTCTGGATATTCAGATGCCCAAAATGAATGGCATTGATTTCCTGAAGATTGTACAAAATCCACCAATGGTGATTATCACGACGGCCTATTCCAATTTCGCGCTCGAAGGCTTTCAGTTGAACGTACTGGATTATTTGCTCAAGCCCATCACCTTTGATCGTTTTGTTAAATCGGCCAACAAGGCCAGAGATTACCATAGGCTCCTGACGAATGTAATGCCCGCAAGCCCGCAAAACGTAGAAACCGAACAGGATTATATCTTCATCAAATGCGGCAACAAGTATGAAAAACTTTATTTCGACGATATTCTGTTCATCGAGGGCATGCAGAATTACGTGACCATTTTCACCACTAAAGGCAAATACATAACCCTCCTGAACCTGAAAACCTTAGAGCAAAACTTAGCGAATCAGGCATTTATTCGGGTGCATAAATCCTATCTGGTATCGATCAATAAAATCAATAGTATTGAAGGTAACGAGATTTTCATTCAGGCTCACCGAATCCCGATCAGTCGAAATTATCGTGAACAAGTCATTGATCAGGTAGTCAACTCGAAGCTCTGGATAAAGTGA
- a CDS encoding DUF6169 family protein, whose protein sequence is MPNDELQPNYEFIYAGGEQNAYFFSTDNDIAYQVKFVPSNYLFAARAELQIQAFEMSISVAQHNTGGRLPADQLISPTIAAIFFDFFRTRDQVVVYVCDTSDKRQSARARKFDAWFYSYGHSHLAKLNKIIPDRDRFTFISMILHDQHPYRSQVAEAFFELGEEYK, encoded by the coding sequence ATGCCCAACGACGAATTACAACCTAATTACGAGTTCATATACGCAGGTGGAGAGCAGAATGCTTATTTCTTTTCAACGGATAACGATATAGCGTATCAGGTTAAATTTGTCCCATCCAATTACCTTTTCGCTGCCCGTGCTGAACTTCAGATTCAGGCATTTGAAATGAGTATTTCGGTCGCCCAACATAATACGGGTGGTAGATTACCCGCTGATCAACTCATTTCCCCAACTATCGCAGCCATCTTCTTTGATTTTTTCAGGACACGCGATCAAGTTGTTGTCTATGTCTGCGATACCTCTGATAAAAGGCAATCGGCTCGTGCCCGCAAATTCGATGCGTGGTTTTATTCGTACGGCCACTCTCATCTGGCTAAGTTGAATAAAATTATTCCCGATAGAGATCGCTTTACCTTTATTTCTATGATCCTTCACGACCAACACCCCTACCGTAGTCAGGTTGCAGAAGCTTTCTTTGAACTTGGTGAGGAGTATAAATGA
- the ggt gene encoding gamma-glutamyltransferase, giving the protein MKRIHVGYYFCLFYLLSSALFGQVLDKGDRITGPNFATRSPILAKHGMVATSHPLATQIGLDILKQGGTAVDAAIAANAALGVIEPNNGGIGGDLFAIVWSAKDRKLYGLNASGRSPKGLTYDALKTALGQQKQIPLYGPLSVSVPGAVDGWFQLHKRFGKMPMRSLLLPSIRYAREGVPVPQVIAYSWQVAANRLTANESIIHEFNNFRKTFLINGKAPVQGQVFQNSDLATTYEKIATGGRDAFYKGAIADAIDRYARRAGLYLRKADLAAHQSTWVEPVSVNYRGYDVYELPPNGQGISVLQMLNIVEGFDLKSMGHNSADYLHILVEAKKLAFEDRARYYADPDFAKASLNWLLTKQYAATRRKLIDPKRASDHLDAGDPALQSGDTVYLTVADDQGNMVSLIQSNMLEFGSGMVPDGLGFVFHNRGTSFNMQPDHANVYAPGKRSFNTIIPGFVTKNGEPFLSFGVMGGAMQPQGHLQVLCNMIDFGMNVQEAGDAARFSHSGSSEPIGTTMTDGGRLALESGISPEVRAALEARGHHLSPIDFFGGYQAIQWDAINKIYWGATEMRKDGQAAGY; this is encoded by the coding sequence ATGAAGCGGATCCATGTTGGTTATTATTTCTGTCTGTTTTACCTGCTTTCGTCTGCCCTATTCGGTCAGGTATTGGATAAGGGCGATCGGATTACAGGGCCAAATTTTGCGACCCGCAGTCCGATTCTGGCAAAACACGGCATGGTGGCCACTAGTCATCCCCTGGCGACACAAATTGGACTGGATATCCTGAAACAAGGTGGCACTGCTGTCGATGCGGCTATTGCTGCCAATGCCGCTCTCGGTGTTATTGAACCGAATAACGGTGGCATTGGTGGCGATCTATTTGCCATTGTCTGGTCGGCGAAAGACCGCAAATTGTATGGCCTGAACGCCAGCGGCCGCTCACCCAAAGGATTAACGTATGACGCGCTGAAGACGGCTCTGGGTCAACAGAAGCAGATTCCGCTTTACGGTCCCTTGTCGGTTTCGGTGCCGGGTGCCGTAGATGGCTGGTTTCAGTTGCATAAGCGCTTTGGCAAAATGCCTATGCGTAGTCTGTTGTTACCGAGCATACGATATGCCCGCGAAGGCGTTCCGGTTCCACAGGTTATTGCGTATTCCTGGCAGGTAGCCGCAAATCGGCTGACAGCAAACGAGTCTATTATTCACGAGTTCAACAATTTCCGAAAAACCTTTCTGATCAACGGTAAAGCGCCTGTTCAGGGGCAGGTATTTCAAAATTCAGATTTGGCAACTACCTATGAGAAAATCGCCACAGGCGGACGGGATGCTTTTTACAAAGGTGCTATAGCCGATGCCATTGATCGTTACGCTCGTAGAGCGGGTTTGTATTTGCGCAAAGCAGACCTGGCAGCCCATCAGAGCACATGGGTAGAGCCAGTATCGGTCAACTATCGAGGGTACGATGTGTATGAATTACCCCCGAACGGTCAGGGTATTTCAGTACTCCAGATGCTAAATATTGTCGAAGGATTCGATCTGAAAAGTATGGGCCACAATAGCGCCGATTACTTGCACATACTAGTCGAAGCTAAGAAATTAGCCTTCGAAGATCGTGCCCGGTACTATGCCGATCCCGATTTTGCCAAAGCATCGCTCAACTGGCTCCTTACAAAACAATACGCGGCTACACGTCGCAAGTTAATCGATCCCAAAAGAGCATCTGATCACCTTGACGCCGGTGATCCAGCGCTCCAGTCGGGCGATACGGTTTACCTGACCGTAGCGGACGATCAGGGGAATATGGTGTCGCTTATTCAAAGTAATATGCTGGAATTTGGCAGTGGTATGGTTCCTGATGGACTCGGGTTTGTTTTTCACAACCGGGGCACTAGTTTCAACATGCAGCCCGATCACGCCAATGTATATGCGCCGGGCAAACGGTCATTTAACACGATCATCCCCGGTTTCGTCACCAAAAATGGAGAGCCGTTTTTGAGTTTTGGTGTCATGGGAGGAGCCATGCAGCCCCAGGGCCATTTGCAGGTGTTGTGCAACATGATCGATTTCGGCATGAATGTGCAGGAAGCAGGCGATGCGGCTCGGTTTAGCCATTCAGGAAGTAGTGAACCTATCGGTACAACCATGACCGACGGTGGTCGATTAGCCCTCGAAAGCGGTATTTCACCTGAGGTTCGGGCTGCTCTGGAAGCTCGTGGGCATCACCTGTCTCCAATTGACTTTTTTGGTGGCTATCAGGCCATTCAATGGGATGCTATCAATAAGATTTACTGGGGTGCTACCGAGATGCGTAAAGATGGGCAAGCTGCGGGTTATTAA
- a CDS encoding YciE/YciF ferroxidase family protein — protein sequence MAALADRIASFFSGNDSTTDEGLRDLFISELKSVYYTEHQAVDALGKQAKASTTDEVRNAFLQHQEESRTHVERLEEIFKIIGVRTEERVSESINGLINDVERIIASTESGSLTRDAGLIIGAQAIEHYEIAIYGSLLTLAHVLDFTQSAELLEETLAEEKTTDHTLAALAESFVNKRSKEEEDHHPGSHHASRHPIVNQDVTAGGPLGI from the coding sequence ATGGCAGCTTTGGCAGATCGAATTGCAAGTTTTTTTAGTGGCAATGATTCCACAACCGACGAAGGGTTAAGAGACCTGTTTATCAGCGAATTAAAAAGTGTGTATTATACGGAGCATCAGGCTGTCGATGCACTAGGTAAACAGGCCAAAGCCAGCACAACCGACGAAGTACGAAATGCCTTTCTGCAGCATCAGGAGGAGAGTCGTACACATGTAGAACGGCTGGAAGAAATATTTAAAATTATTGGCGTACGAACCGAAGAACGAGTTTCGGAAAGCATTAATGGACTTATTAATGACGTAGAGCGGATTATTGCATCGACCGAATCAGGTTCATTAACGCGCGATGCCGGGTTGATTATCGGTGCTCAGGCAATTGAACATTACGAAATTGCCATTTATGGGTCGCTGCTAACGTTAGCTCATGTGCTGGACTTTACCCAGTCAGCAGAATTATTAGAAGAAACGCTGGCCGAAGAAAAGACGACAGATCATACACTGGCTGCCCTGGCCGAATCATTTGTGAATAAACGGTCAAAAGAGGAAGAAGATCATCATCCCGGTAGCCACCACGCGAGTCGTCATCCGATCGTTAATCAGGACGTTACGGCAGGTGGTCCTTTAGGAATCTGA
- a CDS encoding M20/M25/M40 family metallo-hydrolase, which produces MFFSARFLASSSSMRQISLLTAAVFVTSLGTAHHLQAQQITPDKQYVDQVKTLADQPAVKKAFQIFIDLEPQTKQDHLTLTEIPSPPFKESVRAKKYAAMLKEAGADSVWIDEVSNVIAKRKGRSGKKTVVVESHLDTVFPEGTDVKVKPHGDTLYAPGIGDDTRGLTAILAVLKGMEKASIETDADVLFVGAVGEEGLGDLRGVKHLLRPGSPKVDSYIAVDGDGISSIVHRGLGSHRYRVTFKGPGGHSYGSFGIVNPHSAAGKAIYYFTTAADKATRQGVKTTYSVSVMGGGTSVNAIPYESWMEIDMRSESPEKLNEVDQLLQTAIQRALKEENTIKRQGPDLTVDVKKIGDRPSGKTEATAPIVQRAVAITKYFNAEPQLDVASTNANTPIALGIPAITIGSGGIGGGEHALNEWWLNDKGYLGMQRILLVLLAEAGLNKGGKK; this is translated from the coding sequence ATATTTTTTTCAGCACGTTTTCTGGCTTCATCATCTTCCATGCGTCAAATTTCTTTGCTAACTGCGGCAGTATTTGTAACTAGTTTAGGCACAGCCCATCATCTCCAGGCTCAGCAAATCACACCAGATAAACAGTATGTGGATCAAGTGAAAACACTGGCCGACCAGCCTGCTGTAAAAAAAGCATTTCAGATCTTTATCGACCTGGAGCCTCAAACGAAACAGGATCACCTTACGCTGACCGAGATTCCATCACCACCGTTCAAGGAAAGCGTCCGGGCAAAAAAATATGCAGCTATGTTGAAAGAAGCCGGTGCCGACTCGGTCTGGATCGACGAGGTGAGCAACGTAATTGCTAAGCGGAAAGGTCGTTCGGGCAAGAAGACGGTGGTGGTTGAGTCGCACCTGGATACCGTTTTCCCGGAAGGAACAGATGTCAAGGTCAAACCACACGGCGATACCCTTTACGCACCTGGCATTGGCGATGATACGCGCGGCCTCACAGCGATTCTTGCCGTTCTGAAAGGCATGGAAAAAGCCTCTATTGAAACAGATGCGGATGTACTGTTTGTAGGGGCAGTGGGTGAAGAAGGGCTGGGCGACCTCCGTGGCGTGAAGCACTTACTTCGACCAGGCAGCCCCAAAGTTGATTCATACATTGCCGTTGATGGCGATGGAATTAGCAGCATCGTGCACCGGGGCCTGGGTTCGCATCGCTACCGGGTTACGTTCAAAGGGCCGGGCGGCCACTCCTACGGTTCGTTTGGGATTGTCAACCCACACAGTGCCGCCGGGAAAGCGATTTATTACTTCACAACAGCAGCCGATAAAGCCACCCGACAAGGCGTTAAAACGACCTATAGCGTGAGTGTTATGGGCGGAGGCACATCGGTGAATGCCATTCCTTACGAGTCGTGGATGGAAATTGATATGCGCTCCGAAAGTCCCGAGAAACTCAACGAAGTCGATCAATTGCTTCAGACGGCCATTCAACGGGCGCTGAAAGAAGAAAACACCATCAAACGCCAGGGGCCCGATTTGACCGTAGACGTCAAAAAGATTGGTGATCGCCCGTCGGGTAAAACAGAGGCCACTGCGCCAATCGTGCAGCGGGCAGTAGCCATAACAAAATACTTTAACGCCGAACCTCAGTTAGACGTAGCCTCCACAAACGCCAACACACCCATTGCCTTAGGTATTCCGGCCATCACGATTGGCAGTGGTGGTATTGGCGGGGGCGAGCATGCTCTGAACGAGTGGTGGCTAAACGATAAAGGCTACCTGGGTATGCAACGGATTTTGCTTGTTTTATTGGCAGAAGCAGGCTTGAATAAAGGTGGGAAGAAATAA